The proteins below are encoded in one region of Blastocatellia bacterium:
- a CDS encoding class I SAM-dependent methyltransferase, with protein MREDEYRAMYDLEDRMWWYVGMREITAALLDVEMAGGAGLRVLDVGCGTGYALNWLRRRYAVERAYGVDLSPHAAALWRLRDLDTVALASGDRLPFGEGEFDLITCFDVIYQLDDEAARRAVSEMYRALKPGGVLFIREPAYEWMRGGHDVAVATRHRYTRAELKRLLESVGFAPRRATYANALLFWAAVPHRLWSRLKGSGESDVKPTSPLMNRIFGGALNVESKLVRRMAFPFGLSVIVVARKPA; from the coding sequence ATGCGTGAAGACGAATACCGCGCGATGTACGACCTCGAAGACCGCATGTGGTGGTACGTCGGCATGCGGGAGATTACGGCGGCGCTGCTTGATGTTGAGATGGCGGGGGGCGCGGGGCTCCGCGTTCTTGATGTGGGTTGCGGCACCGGCTATGCGCTCAACTGGTTGCGCCGGCGCTATGCGGTCGAGCGTGCGTATGGCGTTGATCTGTCGCCGCACGCGGCGGCGTTGTGGCGCTTGCGCGACCTCGACACCGTAGCGCTGGCAAGCGGTGACCGGCTTCCGTTTGGCGAGGGCGAATTCGATCTCATCACCTGCTTCGACGTCATCTACCAGTTGGATGATGAGGCGGCGCGGCGCGCCGTTTCCGAGATGTACCGAGCTTTGAAGCCGGGCGGCGTCTTGTTCATTCGCGAGCCGGCATACGAATGGATGCGCGGCGGCCACGATGTTGCCGTGGCGACGCGGCACCGTTACACGCGCGCCGAGCTGAAGCGTTTATTAGAATCCGTAGGCTTCGCGCCGCGCCGCGCCACCTATGCGAACGCCTTGCTCTTCTGGGCGGCGGTGCCGCATCGTTTATGGTCACGCCTGAAAGGTTCGGGCGAATCGGATGTGAAGCCGACATCGCCGCTGATGAACCGCATCTTTGGCGGCGCGCTCAACGTCGAATCAAAACTGGTGCGCCGCATGGCTTTCCCCTTCGGATTATCCGTGATCGTGGTGGCGCGGAAACCGGCCTGA
- a CDS encoding zinc-dependent alcohol dehydrogenase family protein: MRATVMFGAGDVRIENVPDARLVEPTDAVVTVTRACICGSDLWPYKAMPPGDTGTVMGHEAIGVVEAVGADVRTLKAGDLVVMPFAYSDGSCEFCREALQTSCIQGGFFGNVKVAGAQAEAVRVPQADGTLFVLPVGRDDALMPSLLTLSDVMGTGHHAAVTARVSPGKTVAVVGDGAVGLCGVIAARRLGAERIIILGRHADRIALAREFGATDVVSERGDEAVERVRELTGGFGVHSVLECVGLEQSMLTAVRITRPGGALGRVGVPQGETMPASLPAFYNNITVSGGPAPVRAYIEELLPDILEGRIEPGRVFDRVIGLDAVPEGYRAMNDRQAIKVMVKP, from the coding sequence ATGCGCGCAACTGTCATGTTCGGAGCCGGCGACGTTCGCATCGAAAACGTCCCTGACGCACGCCTCGTCGAGCCAACCGACGCTGTCGTCACCGTCACTCGCGCCTGCATCTGCGGCAGCGACCTCTGGCCGTACAAGGCGATGCCGCCCGGCGACACAGGCACCGTCATGGGGCACGAGGCCATCGGAGTAGTCGAGGCGGTCGGGGCCGACGTTCGCACACTGAAGGCCGGCGACCTCGTTGTCATGCCGTTCGCCTACTCCGACGGCTCCTGCGAGTTCTGCCGCGAAGCGCTGCAAACGTCGTGCATCCAGGGCGGCTTCTTCGGCAATGTCAAAGTTGCCGGGGCGCAGGCCGAAGCCGTTCGCGTCCCGCAGGCGGACGGAACGCTATTCGTCTTGCCGGTAGGCCGTGACGACGCGCTGATGCCATCGTTGCTGACGCTCTCGGATGTGATGGGGACAGGTCATCATGCGGCGGTCACCGCCAGGGTCAGCCCCGGCAAGACCGTGGCGGTCGTCGGAGACGGCGCCGTCGGCCTGTGTGGCGTGATCGCGGCCCGACGCCTCGGCGCCGAGCGGATCATCATCCTGGGCCGGCATGCCGACCGCATTGCGCTCGCTAGAGAGTTCGGCGCAACCGACGTTGTCAGCGAGCGCGGCGACGAGGCGGTCGAGCGGGTACGCGAGCTGACTGGCGGCTTCGGCGTCCACTCCGTCCTTGAATGCGTCGGCCTCGAACAGTCAATGCTCACCGCCGTCCGCATCACCCGCCCTGGCGGCGCACTCGGTCGCGTCGGTGTGCCGCAGGGCGAGACGATGCCGGCGTCGCTCCCGGCCTTTTACAACAACATCACCGTGAGCGGCGGCCCCGCGCCGGTTCGCGCCTACATCGAGGAGTTGCTGCCCGACATCCTCGAAGGCAGGATCGAGCCGGGCCGAGTCTTCGACCGGGTGATCGGCCTCGACGCAGTGCCCGAAGGCTACCGGGCGATGAACGACCGGCAGGCGATCAAGGTCATGGTCAAGCCCTGA
- a CDS encoding cbb3-type cytochrome c oxidase subunit I — MPMADVIPPIPEDALARPKGFMRRYVFSTDHRVIGIQYWLLALVSVFIGMALSALMRLQLGWPGVRFSFLKVLLPNAAPGGNISPDLYLSLVTMHGTIMIFFVLTTAPQGGFGNLFLPAQIGARRMAFPVLNMLSFWLTLAALLVLLSAFFVSAPNVIGPIAGWTMYPPLSALGEISGPGQGTGVVLWLLSILIFCIASLLGSINFITTVLKMRAPGMTPLRLPLTCWSWFTAAGVALLSFPVLLAAAILLLSDHLAGTHIFIPAGEYVSGQLMTADAGGSPILWQHLFWFFGHPEVYLAILPGMGLTSHLLATFARKPVFGYRAMVAATAAIGLLGFLIWGHHMFASGMSPYAATAFSLLTLVIGVPSAVKTFNWLGTIWRGQLRFTTPMLFSLGFVSLFVSGGLTGLFLGQAALDIPLHDTYFVVAHFHLIMGVAAVFALFAGTYYWFPRMFGRMMSERLGRIHFVLTFVGVYAAFMPMYLMGVSGAPRRYAFHYNPATGEGLQYLAGMVPLTRFVSFAAFVTIAAQFVFVFNLLWSWWRGPQAPANPWEATTLEWAGAATAEGEAARSPVVHRGPYEFSVPGAPRDFVMQDEPPFSKRRQGEQ, encoded by the coding sequence ATGCCCATGGCCGATGTGATTCCGCCCATCCCCGAAGACGCGCTCGCCAGGCCGAAAGGCTTCATGCGACGCTACGTCTTCAGCACCGACCATCGGGTCATCGGCATACAGTACTGGCTGCTGGCGCTGGTTTCGGTCTTCATCGGCATGGCGCTGTCGGCATTGATGCGCCTGCAACTCGGCTGGCCTGGCGTGCGCTTCTCATTCCTCAAAGTTCTACTACCGAATGCCGCGCCGGGCGGCAACATCTCGCCTGACCTTTACCTGTCGCTGGTCACCATGCACGGCACGATCATGATCTTTTTTGTGCTGACGACAGCGCCGCAGGGCGGCTTCGGCAATCTCTTCCTGCCGGCGCAGATCGGCGCGCGCCGCATGGCTTTCCCTGTTCTCAACATGCTGTCGTTCTGGCTGACGCTCGCGGCGCTGCTCGTGCTTCTATCCGCCTTCTTCGTCTCCGCGCCGAACGTCATCGGGCCGATTGCCGGGTGGACGATGTACCCGCCGTTGAGCGCGCTTGGCGAAATCAGCGGGCCGGGGCAGGGCACAGGCGTTGTGCTATGGCTGCTGAGCATCCTGATCTTTTGCATCGCGTCGCTGCTTGGCTCGATCAACTTCATCACGACGGTGCTAAAGATGCGCGCGCCGGGAATGACGCCGCTGCGCTTGCCGCTCACCTGCTGGTCATGGTTTACGGCTGCCGGCGTCGCGTTATTGTCGTTTCCGGTCCTGCTGGCCGCCGCCATCCTGCTGCTGTCGGACCACCTCGCCGGCACACACATTTTCATCCCGGCGGGCGAGTACGTGAGCGGCCAGTTGATGACGGCTGACGCCGGCGGATCGCCGATCTTATGGCAGCATCTCTTCTGGTTCTTCGGCCACCCGGAAGTTTATCTGGCCATCCTGCCGGGGATGGGATTGACTTCACATTTGCTTGCGACCTTCGCGCGCAAGCCGGTCTTCGGCTACCGTGCGATGGTCGCGGCGACGGCCGCCATTGGCTTGCTCGGCTTTCTCATCTGGGGTCATCATATGTTCGCGAGCGGCATGAGCCCGTATGCGGCGACAGCGTTTTCATTGCTGACCCTGGTGATCGGCGTGCCGTCGGCGGTCAAGACATTCAACTGGCTCGGCACCATCTGGCGCGGCCAGCTTCGCTTCACGACGCCGATGCTGTTTTCATTGGGATTTGTCTCGCTGTTCGTTTCAGGCGGACTGACCGGATTGTTTCTCGGCCAGGCTGCATTGGACATTCCGCTGCACGACACCTATTTCGTCGTCGCCCATTTTCATCTGATCATGGGCGTTGCCGCGGTCTTCGCCTTGTTTGCCGGAACCTATTACTGGTTCCCGCGCATGTTCGGGAGGATGATGAGCGAGCGGCTTGGTCGCATCCATTTCGTTCTGACTTTCGTCGGCGTCTATGCGGCCTTCATGCCGATGTACCTGATGGGCGTCAGCGGAGCGCCGCGCCGCTACGCCTTTCATTACAACCCGGCGACCGGCGAAGGCTTGCAGTACCTGGCCGGCATGGTGCCGTTGACGCGCTTCGTTTCGTTTGCGGCATTCGTGACCATCGCCGCGCAGTTCGTTTTCGTCTTCAATCTGCTATGGAGCTGGTGGCGCGGGCCGCAAGCCCCGGCGAATCCGTGGGAAGCGACAACGCTTGAATGGGCCGGCGCGGCGACCGCGGAAGGCGAAGCGGCACGCTCGCCGGTCGTCCATCGCGGGCCTTATGAATTCAGCGTGCCCGGCGCGCCACGCGACTTCGTGATGCAAGACGAGCCGCCGTTTTCAAAGCGCCGGCAAGGCGAGCAATAG
- a CDS encoding tetratricopeptide repeat protein translates to MGLHRRTLTRIALLFFVLFLTRLAPVWAQDPSGRPTEPKQDPSGRPTDARPGKPSRKPPKAPPRRSDATPATVTLTVLTDPPESNVIVEGEERGASNGEGRLVLDRLRLGHYNIEVRKDGYRAMTRGFNAGTEAPTLVFKLEPDLDPKVAQFDQLITAGKLIGPDTPNALEIVNDLKTRFPERPETQRLRGVLMARLVDSLAPVITNSVTNWQAVTREQLASAANAAGTALALGKEDNRLRAEAAYLKGAVIYRDWQSGTTGAAVPADGKLRTGDGEAGGASLVQARAEFENAVRADEAFAPAQLFLGLTLVAMQEWASAELIFIKVNQLEPRWPQAVIALGMAYYNQGKYKEAIETYRRALVIEPQSARATAGLGLSRAMKGEKDGIKDIERATQMDPASATAQLYLGMALAQSKEKKHRQRAEEALQKALELNAKSNEFAPRLAEQALEGLKKKK, encoded by the coding sequence ATGGGCTTGCATAGAAGAACGCTGACCCGCATCGCGCTGTTATTCTTTGTGCTTTTTCTTACACGGCTGGCGCCGGTCTGGGCACAAGACCCTTCGGGGCGACCCACCGAGCCGAAGCAGGACCCGTCAGGCCGACCGACCGACGCTCGCCCCGGTAAGCCATCCAGGAAACCGCCGAAGGCACCGCCTCGGCGCAGCGACGCGACTCCGGCCACTGTCACCCTTACGGTGCTGACCGACCCGCCAGAGTCCAACGTGATCGTCGAGGGCGAAGAGCGCGGCGCGTCGAACGGCGAAGGCCGCCTGGTGCTGGACAGGCTGCGGCTTGGCCATTACAACATCGAGGTGCGCAAGGACGGCTACCGGGCGATGACGCGCGGCTTCAACGCCGGCACCGAAGCGCCTACACTGGTCTTCAAGCTGGAGCCCGACCTTGACCCGAAGGTGGCGCAATTCGATCAACTCATCACCGCGGGCAAGCTGATCGGTCCCGACACCCCGAACGCGCTTGAGATTGTCAACGACCTGAAGACGCGCTTTCCTGAACGGCCAGAAACTCAACGCCTGCGCGGCGTCCTGATGGCGCGTCTGGTTGACAGCCTTGCTCCGGTCATTACGAATTCGGTGACCAACTGGCAAGCCGTCACGCGCGAACAACTGGCGAGCGCCGCCAACGCGGCCGGCACCGCACTGGCGCTCGGCAAAGAAGACAATCGCCTGCGCGCCGAAGCGGCTTACTTGAAAGGCGCGGTGATCTATCGCGACTGGCAGAGCGGCACAACCGGCGCGGCGGTTCCGGCTGATGGCAAGCTGCGCACCGGCGATGGTGAGGCCGGCGGCGCTTCGTTAGTCCAGGCGCGCGCCGAGTTTGAGAACGCTGTCCGCGCTGACGAAGCCTTCGCGCCGGCGCAGCTGTTCCTCGGCCTGACGCTGGTGGCCATGCAGGAATGGGCCAGCGCCGAGCTTATCTTCATCAAGGTCAATCAACTGGAGCCGCGCTGGCCGCAGGCTGTCATTGCTCTCGGCATGGCCTATTACAACCAGGGCAAGTACAAGGAAGCCATCGAGACGTACCGCCGCGCCCTGGTGATAGAGCCGCAAAGCGCGCGGGCAACTGCCGGGCTTGGCCTGTCCCGCGCGATGAAGGGCGAGAAGGACGGTATCAAAGACATCGAGCGCGCCACGCAGATGGACCCGGCGAGCGCCACTGCACAACTCTACCTCGGCATGGCGCTGGCACAATCGAAAGAGAAGAAGCATCGCCAGCGCGCCGAGGAGGCTTTGCAAAAAGCCCTTGAGCTGAACGCCAAGAGCAATGAATTCGCGCCGCGCCTCGCCGAGCAGGCTTTAGAGGGCTTGAAGAAAAAGAAGTGA
- a CDS encoding COX15/CtaA family protein, with the protein MVQSHLFIGKPGAAAALLLILVLLLLAGCGAKNASDSARKQGRPAYVSKGDEGTITGKVVFAGTPPPLEAINMTGDAACAATGDSSPDVVVINNGRLKNVFIYIRGASVDDFRFPTGGPVTLDQKNCRYVPHVLGVQTGQIVRISNSDQTDHNVHPTPKKNQGFNISQAHGDAPLERVFDNQEVMIPVQCNQHNWMRANIGVLDHPFFAVSGDDGSYSIKNVPPGDYTLVFWHEVYGEQSMSVKVAPRDTVTQDAEYKPVANGKPATFLRVAPTIVAPQFTESILSSPVHTSVDARPNRGLHLFAIFVAVLTVVLLLAGALVTSNEAGDSVPDWPLSFGRWLIASQRFNGGVRYEYSHRFIAGAVSFATFILALWAWFGDHRKWVRRFALLVFAGILGQAAIGGVRVLFPAYKPLIAVPHALIAQSFFGAIVAIAVFTSQSWFARHDMKPDGGGFSLRRLTALSLGCVLGQLVLGAAFRHGAFGILPHALGAVVVAAVVGWTAVATLRRHGDERYLARPAWLLIVLLATQVTLGVLAYITRMAVAGQPLAGVGDFFARLQLAPLPSLSLQQPVEPMISLTAAHLVVGALTLATVVVLTLRTYQVVMPQPDTVESGANALASSPRKAAV; encoded by the coding sequence ATGGTTCAGAGTCATCTTTTCATAGGTAAGCCAGGCGCGGCAGCCGCGCTGCTGCTGATATTGGTGCTGCTCCTGCTCGCCGGTTGTGGCGCGAAAAACGCTTCCGACAGCGCCCGCAAGCAAGGCCGGCCTGCTTACGTTTCAAAAGGCGATGAAGGCACAATCACCGGCAAGGTGGTTTTTGCCGGCACGCCGCCGCCGCTCGAAGCGATCAATATGACGGGCGATGCGGCATGCGCGGCGACGGGCGATTCCAGCCCTGATGTCGTAGTCATCAATAACGGCAGGCTGAAAAATGTTTTCATCTACATCCGCGGCGCGAGCGTTGATGATTTCCGCTTTCCGACGGGCGGGCCTGTGACGCTCGATCAAAAGAACTGCCGCTATGTGCCGCACGTGCTCGGCGTGCAGACCGGCCAGATCGTCCGCATCAGCAACAGCGATCAGACCGATCACAACGTTCATCCAACGCCAAAGAAGAACCAGGGATTTAACATTTCGCAAGCGCATGGCGACGCACCGCTTGAGCGCGTCTTTGATAACCAGGAGGTGATGATCCCTGTGCAGTGCAATCAGCACAATTGGATGCGCGCCAACATCGGCGTGCTCGATCATCCTTTCTTTGCCGTGAGCGGCGATGACGGCAGCTATTCGATCAAGAACGTGCCGCCCGGCGATTACACACTCGTCTTCTGGCACGAGGTCTACGGCGAACAATCGATGTCGGTCAAAGTCGCGCCCAGAGACACTGTGACACAGGATGCGGAATACAAGCCCGTCGCCAACGGCAAGCCGGCGACCTTTCTGCGCGTCGCGCCGACCATTGTTGCGCCACAATTCACGGAGAGCATTTTGAGCAGTCCAGTTCATACCAGCGTTGATGCGAGGCCGAATCGCGGCCTCCACCTTTTCGCGATTTTTGTCGCCGTGCTGACGGTTGTGCTGTTGCTTGCCGGCGCGCTGGTCACCAGCAATGAAGCCGGCGATTCGGTGCCCGATTGGCCGCTGTCGTTCGGGCGCTGGCTGATCGCTTCACAGCGCTTCAATGGCGGCGTGCGCTATGAATACTCGCACCGCTTCATCGCCGGCGCGGTCAGTTTTGCGACCTTCATCCTGGCGCTGTGGGCATGGTTCGGCGACCACCGCAAATGGGTCAGGCGCTTTGCGCTGCTAGTCTTTGCGGGCATTCTGGGGCAGGCGGCGATAGGCGGTGTGCGCGTCTTGTTTCCCGCCTACAAGCCGCTGATCGCCGTGCCGCACGCGCTCATCGCGCAGAGCTTCTTCGGTGCCATCGTCGCCATCGCGGTCTTCACTTCGCAGAGCTGGTTCGCTCGTCACGATATGAAGCCGGACGGCGGCGGCTTCAGCTTGCGGCGGTTGACGGCGCTGAGCCTGGGCTGCGTGCTGGGGCAACTGGTATTGGGCGCGGCCTTTCGTCACGGCGCATTCGGCATCTTGCCGCATGCGCTCGGCGCGGTCGTCGTCGCCGCGGTCGTTGGCTGGACGGCGGTAGCGACGCTACGGCGGCATGGCGATGAGCGTTATCTCGCGCGGCCTGCATGGCTGCTCATCGTTCTACTGGCGACACAGGTCACGCTCGGCGTGCTGGCTTACATCACGCGCATGGCAGTTGCCGGCCAGCCGCTCGCAGGGGTCGGTGATTTCTTCGCGCGCCTACAGCTTGCGCCGCTTCCGTCGTTGAGCCTGCAACAGCCGGTCGAGCCGATGATCTCGCTGACCGCGGCGCACCTGGTCGTCGGCGCGCTGACCTTGGCCACCGTCGTTGTGCTGACGCTCAGAACTTATCAGGTGGTCATGCCGCAGCCCGATACAGTCGAGTCGGGCGCGAATGCGCTTGCATCATCACCCCGAAAGGCAGCAGTATAA
- a CDS encoding alpha/beta hydrolase-fold protein yields MELFGQLGIAILSLLITLLANTAAHVLPRPQGPPPAQASTPMPSPELGIEYNSLQSAALGHELKYAVMLPPSYKTDAKRRYPVLYFLHGMFGNEGEFQRRGVAAKVAAFRDQGLIGEFIIVAVDGGRSSFYLNSKSGVRYEDAIIQDLIPYIEKTYRATGKREGRAIQGISMGGWGALMLAFKHPEMFSSVTTHCAALFAELPQPTGTDRRSQFMTQLIGNIFGTPPDETYFRSVNPVYIAETNAAAIKKSGLQIYFDVGDQDHYGFTEPNKQFDERLTKLGIPHEFHVFPGRHGWEYMISVADHSYAFLWKNFKGEGKAAPAHAKNSR; encoded by the coding sequence ATGGAACTGTTCGGACAACTCGGCATCGCGATTCTTTCGCTCCTTATTACCTTGCTGGCTAACACTGCCGCGCACGTTTTGCCGCGCCCGCAGGGGCCGCCGCCGGCGCAAGCGTCAACTCCTATGCCGTCACCGGAACTGGGCATCGAGTATAATTCATTACAATCTGCCGCGCTCGGCCATGAGCTGAAGTACGCCGTGATGCTGCCGCCGTCGTACAAGACCGACGCCAAGCGGCGCTACCCGGTGCTTTATTTCCTGCACGGCATGTTTGGCAACGAAGGCGAGTTCCAGCGGCGCGGCGTCGCCGCCAAGGTCGCCGCCTTTCGCGATCAAGGGCTGATCGGCGAGTTCATCATCGTCGCGGTTGATGGCGGCAGGAGCAGTTTTTATTTGAATTCCAAAAGCGGCGTGCGCTACGAAGACGCCATCATTCAGGACTTGATCCCCTACATCGAAAAGACCTACCGCGCCACGGGCAAGCGCGAAGGCCGCGCCATTCAGGGCATCTCGATGGGCGGCTGGGGCGCGCTGATGCTGGCGTTCAAGCACCCGGAGATGTTCTCGTCGGTGACGACGCATTGCGCCGCGCTGTTCGCCGAATTGCCGCAGCCGACCGGCACCGACCGCCGCTCGCAGTTCATGACGCAACTGATCGGCAATATCTTCGGCACCCCGCCCGACGAGACGTATTTCCGTTCCGTGAACCCTGTCTACATCGCCGAGACGAACGCCGCCGCCATCAAGAAGTCGGGCCTGCAAATCTACTTTGACGTTGGCGACCAGGATCACTACGGCTTCACGGAGCCGAACAAGCAGTTCGACGAGCGCCTGACCAAACTCGGCATCCCGCACGAGTTCCACGTCTTCCCCGGCAGGCACGGCTGGGAGTACATGATTTCGGTGGCCGATCACTCTTACGCTTTCCTCTGGAAAAACTTCAAAGGCGAAGGCAAAGCGGCGCCGGCGCACGCTAAAAACAGCCGTTGA
- a CDS encoding cupin domain-containing protein produces the protein MEIKRNGSQPSGKGPDEYFTGTVRIDPLFEAPDPARARGACVTFEPGARSAWHTHPLGQTLIVTSGCGWVQSEGGPKVEIKPGDVVWCPPNERHWHGAMPTTAMTHIAIQEALDGKVVEWMEKVSDEQYNA, from the coding sequence ATGGAGATCAAACGAAATGGTTCGCAGCCTTCCGGCAAAGGGCCGGACGAGTATTTCACCGGCACTGTGCGCATTGACCCGCTGTTCGAGGCACCCGATCCGGCGCGCGCGCGTGGCGCGTGTGTCACCTTCGAGCCCGGTGCCCGCAGCGCATGGCACACACATCCGCTGGGGCAGACGCTGATCGTCACTTCGGGATGCGGGTGGGTGCAAAGCGAGGGGGGCCCGAAAGTGGAGATCAAGCCGGGCGACGTCGTCTGGTGCCCGCCGAATGAGAGGCATTGGCACGGCGCGATGCCAACGACGGCAATGACGCACATCGCCATTCAGGAGGCGCTCGACGGGAAGGTCGTTGAATGGATGGAGAAGGTCAGCGACGAACAATACAACGCCTGA
- a CDS encoding transglutaminase-like domain-containing protein — protein sequence MAKHQPASVRNRFAERLALPDEQINLAEAALLIAAEEYPRLNVAAYLDKLDRIADLARDRIPLGVSASDYITAINATLFDDYGFHGNRDNYYDPRNSFLNEVIDRRLGIPITLSVIYMEVARRVGFAVEGVGLPGHFIVRHQGAAETIYIDPFNRGRVLGEMACAELVAEISGGKTELLPAHLSPVTRRQILMRMLSNLLSIYARSDHRRALAVIERILIIQPTSAAHVRDHGLLLALVGQTAKALATLELYLKMAPTAADVDLVREQIKTIKQESAKLN from the coding sequence GTGGCGAAGCACCAGCCAGCCAGCGTCCGCAACCGCTTTGCAGAGCGCCTGGCGCTGCCTGATGAACAGATCAACCTCGCCGAAGCCGCGCTGCTCATCGCCGCCGAAGAATATCCGCGCCTGAATGTCGCTGCTTATCTTGATAAGCTCGACCGCATTGCCGACCTTGCCCGCGACCGCATCCCGCTCGGCGTCAGCGCCTCGGATTACATCACGGCCATCAATGCGACGCTCTTCGATGATTATGGCTTTCATGGGAATCGCGACAACTATTACGACCCGCGCAACAGCTTTCTCAACGAAGTCATTGACCGGCGGCTCGGTATCCCCATTACATTATCGGTGATTTATATGGAAGTCGCGCGCCGCGTCGGCTTCGCGGTCGAAGGCGTCGGGTTGCCGGGCCACTTCATCGTGCGCCATCAGGGGGCAGCCGAAACGATTTACATTGACCCCTTCAACCGCGGACGTGTGCTTGGCGAGATGGCCTGCGCCGAGCTGGTCGCCGAAATAAGCGGCGGCAAGACGGAGTTGCTGCCGGCGCATCTATCGCCCGTCACCCGGCGGCAAATCCTGATGCGCATGCTCTCGAACCTGTTGAGCATCTATGCGCGCAGCGACCATCGCCGGGCGCTCGCAGTCATCGAGCGCATCCTCATCATCCAGCCGACCTCGGCGGCGCACGTTCGCGATCATGGCTTGCTGCTGGCGCTGGTCGGCCAGACGGCAAAGGCGCTCGCGACGCTCGAACTTTACTTGAAGATGGCGCCGACGGCTGCTGACGTCGATCTCGTGCGCGAGCAGATCAAGACCATCAAGCAAGAATCCGCGAAGCTTAATTAA
- the cyoE gene encoding heme o synthase, giving the protein MDSVANQAVSDDALLAEQPAVSARAGKLTAYLDLTKPRITMLVTATAAAGYCLGSASGFDYFRFLHTAIGIVLLSSGIGALNQYIERDLDRLMRRTEMRPLPAGRLQPRQALRFGVALSLIATVYLAVLVNPLSAALGVLTFAAYLFAYTPLKTRTTLSTIIGAFPGAMPPFIGWVAANGQITIEAWVLFAILFLWQFPHFLAIAWMYRDDYARAGIKMLPVVEREGRITGQQIIAYTILLVPVSLMPTLVRLSGTVYFYGALALGLWFLYYSVRAARQRTTWQARKLLLASVLYLPVLFALMVLNR; this is encoded by the coding sequence ATGGATTCAGTGGCAAACCAGGCCGTGAGCGATGACGCGCTACTCGCCGAGCAGCCTGCCGTGAGCGCGCGCGCCGGCAAGCTTACCGCCTACCTCGACCTGACCAAGCCGCGTATCACCATGCTGGTGACGGCGACGGCGGCCGCCGGTTACTGCCTCGGCTCCGCGAGTGGCTTTGATTACTTTCGCTTTCTCCACACCGCAATCGGCATTGTGCTGCTCTCTTCAGGCATCGGCGCGCTCAACCAGTACATCGAGCGCGACCTCGACCGATTGATGCGCCGCACAGAGATGCGTCCGCTGCCGGCGGGCCGTTTACAGCCACGACAGGCACTGCGCTTCGGCGTCGCCTTATCGCTGATCGCCACGGTTTATCTGGCCGTGCTGGTCAACCCGCTGTCGGCGGCGCTCGGCGTGCTGACGTTCGCGGCTTACCTGTTCGCCTACACGCCGCTCAAGACGCGCACGACGCTGTCGACGATCATCGGGGCGTTTCCGGGAGCGATGCCGCCGTTCATCGGCTGGGTAGCGGCAAACGGCCAGATCACTATCGAGGCGTGGGTGTTGTTCGCGATTCTCTTCCTCTGGCAGTTCCCGCACTTTCTCGCCATTGCCTGGATGTACCGCGACGATTATGCGCGAGCCGGCATCAAGATGTTGCCGGTCGTCGAGCGCGAAGGCCGCATCACCGGCCAGCAGATCATCGCCTACACGATCTTGCTGGTGCCGGTCAGCCTGATGCCGACGCTGGTGCGGTTGTCGGGCACGGTCTATTTTTACGGCGCGCTGGCGCTCGGCCTCTGGTTTTTGTATTACAGCGTGCGCGCCGCCCGGCAGCGCACGACCTGGCAGGCGCGCAAGTTGTTGCTCGCCTCGGTCTTGTACCTGCCCGTTCTGTTCGCCTTGATGGTGCTGAATAGATAA
- a CDS encoding carboxymuconolactone decarboxylase family protein yields the protein MDSKPAPQPEVKDAQAENEIPTSDPKPNDGRPQSYSMMDPKMRRIYGEFYRELYFSENKVLDTKTQELISIAASLAAKCQGCLEGHIKKALQAGASEQEISEALCIAAAVNAAAVIDLSDIAARNLNLNHFPSDGPRFRGA from the coding sequence ATGGATAGCAAACCGGCACCGCAACCCGAAGTCAAAGACGCGCAGGCGGAGAACGAAATCCCAACCTCCGATCCCAAGCCGAACGATGGCCGCCCGCAGTCCTATTCGATGATGGACCCGAAGATGCGCCGCATCTATGGCGAGTTTTACCGCGAGCTTTACTTCTCGGAGAACAAAGTCCTCGACACCAAGACGCAGGAGCTGATCTCGATTGCTGCCTCGCTGGCCGCGAAGTGCCAGGGCTGTCTCGAAGGCCACATCAAGAAGGCATTGCAAGCCGGCGCCAGCGAACAGGAGATCAGCGAAGCCCTGTGCATCGCCGCCGCCGTCAACGCCGCCGCGGTCATCGACCTGTCGGACATCGCGGCGCGCAACCTCAACCTCAACCACTTCCCCAGCGATGGGCCACGATTCAGAGGCGCTTAA